In Nitrospirota bacterium, a single genomic region encodes these proteins:
- a CDS encoding tryptophanase, whose product MTEYHNDFAPTHTPEPYFIKVVEPFRLKSAAERTRAIRKAGFNTFLLRSEDIYIDLLTDSGTAAMSNRQWAMMLEVQESELGSEASRLFVERCREVLGFRHILPTHQGRAAEHLLSQAMIRPGQYVINNMYFTTTREHQERAGGVFVDLIVDEAYDPRSAYPFKGDLDPKKLADFIAKHGAERIAYVCIETNVNMAGGQPVSLGTTKEISAICRYHRIPVIFDATRVAENAYLIKQREAAYAGWTIKEIIRELMAQGDGCTISAKKDVLVNIGGILGVNDPKLYERCAALCATFEGTPWSGGLASRDLAAMAVGLEEMTDFDYISSRVEQVHYLWTRVQEAGVPVVEPPGGHAVFLDAQAFLPHIAQEAFPAQRLAAALYETSGVRGMERGIVSAGRDPATGRHRGSKLELVRLTIPRRVYTYSHMDVVADGVIEVFRQRERLTGLRMVYEPPTLRFFTARFEPM is encoded by the coding sequence ATCACCGAGTATCACAATGACTTCGCGCCGACCCACACGCCGGAACCCTACTTCATCAAGGTCGTCGAGCCCTTCCGGCTCAAGTCCGCGGCGGAGCGGACGCGCGCCATCAGGAAAGCGGGGTTCAACACCTTTCTGCTCCGGTCCGAGGATATTTACATCGATCTGCTCACCGATTCCGGCACCGCCGCAATGAGCAACCGGCAGTGGGCCATGATGCTCGAAGTCCAGGAATCGGAACTCGGGAGCGAAGCCTCGCGCCTCTTCGTCGAGCGGTGCCGGGAGGTGCTGGGCTTCCGGCACATCCTGCCGACGCACCAGGGGCGCGCCGCCGAGCACCTCCTCTCCCAAGCCATGATCCGCCCCGGCCAATACGTGATCAACAACATGTACTTCACGACGACGCGGGAGCACCAGGAGCGGGCGGGCGGCGTCTTCGTCGATCTGATCGTGGACGAGGCCTACGACCCTCGTTCGGCGTATCCCTTCAAAGGGGACCTCGACCCGAAGAAGCTCGCGGACTTCATCGCGAAACACGGCGCGGAACGCATCGCGTATGTGTGCATTGAGACCAACGTGAACATGGCCGGCGGCCAGCCGGTCTCGCTGGGGACGACGAAAGAGATCTCGGCCATCTGCCGCTACCATCGCATCCCGGTCATCTTCGATGCGACGCGGGTGGCGGAGAACGCCTACTTGATCAAGCAGCGGGAAGCGGCCTATGCGGGCTGGACGATCAAGGAGATTATCCGGGAACTCATGGCGCAGGGAGACGGGTGCACGATTTCCGCGAAGAAGGATGTGTTGGTGAACATCGGCGGCATTCTCGGGGTGAACGATCCGAAGCTGTACGAGCGTTGCGCCGCCTTGTGTGCGACGTTCGAAGGAACGCCCTGGTCCGGAGGGCTGGCCAGTCGGGATCTGGCCGCCATGGCGGTGGGGTTGGAAGAGATGACCGACTTCGACTACATCAGCTCGCGCGTCGAGCAGGTTCATTATTTATGGACGCGCGTGCAGGAGGCCGGGGTGCCGGTGGTCGAGCCGCCGGGCGGCCACGCCGTCTTTCTGGACGCGCAGGCGTTTCTTCCCCACATCGCGCAGGAAGCGTTTCCGGCGCAGCGCCTGGCTGCAGCTCTGTACGAGACCTCGGGGGTGCGCGGGATGGAGCGGGGCATTGTCTCCGCCGGGCGCGATCCGGCCACCGGGCGGCACAGAGGGTCCAAACTGGAGCTGGTGCGATTGACCATTCCCCGGCGCGTCTACACGTACAGCCACATGGACGTCGTCGCCGACGGCGTCATTGAGGTGTTCCGGCAACGGGAGCGGCTCACAGGACTCCGCATGGTCTACGAACCCCCGACGCTGCGCTTCTTCACCGCCCGATTCGAGCCGATGTGA
- a CDS encoding DUF2459 domain-containing protein, with amino-acid sequence MNVRSLLIPLLLGGCASPVEGLWPPAAGAPSHMIHVSLDTWHAMIAFPGDTPHAYEEWGYAERAWYLEGRQGIGGVLRALSWPTEGVVEVGHHDKVWADRTPQPPAELFTFHLSEEGLRWLRAHLSATIASQEPVATVGTTTFYPAVHSYQAFHTCHQYAAHALREAGLPIAPFLAFSRGAFAVQLRRAAGRPDSARLPPPR; translated from the coding sequence ATGAATGTTCGATCGCTGCTCATCCCCCTGCTACTCGGAGGTTGCGCCTCGCCGGTTGAGGGCCTGTGGCCGCCAGCGGCGGGCGCCCCTTCGCACATGATTCATGTCTCGCTCGACACCTGGCATGCGATGATCGCGTTCCCCGGTGACACCCCTCACGCGTATGAGGAATGGGGCTATGCCGAGCGCGCGTGGTATCTGGAAGGCCGGCAGGGGATCGGCGGGGTCCTCCGCGCGCTCTCTTGGCCGACCGAGGGGGTGGTGGAAGTGGGACATCACGACAAGGTCTGGGCGGATCGTACGCCGCAGCCGCCGGCCGAGCTGTTCACGTTTCACCTGAGCGAGGAAGGGCTTCGATGGCTCCGCGCCCACCTGAGCGCGACGATTGCGTCCCAGGAGCCGGTCGCCACAGTCGGGACCACAACGTTCTATCCCGCGGTTCACTCGTATCAGGCCTTCCATACCTGCCATCAGTACGCTGCTCACGCGTTAAGGGAAGCCGGTCTGCCGATCGCCCCGTTCCTGGCGTTCAGCCGGGGCGCCTTCGCCGTGCAACTGCGGCGCGCGGCGGGGAGGCCGGATAGCGCGCGGCTGCCGCCTCCGCGCTGA
- a CDS encoding Mut7-C RNAse domain-containing protein: MKSPHSPFYRFFADAMLGKLARWLRILGYDTAYEKVIADDVLIQRVLHENRWLLTRDTYLAQRRILRGRHTLIAGDRVHDQLRQLNRELGLCLDPNGQAAYRCADCNALLEPIAKEQAAPLVPPFVAAQYREFIRCPQCGRVYWPGTHWTNLCRELQRLRTA; the protein is encoded by the coding sequence ATGAAGTCGCCGCATTCCCCGTTCTACCGCTTCTTCGCCGACGCCATGCTAGGCAAGCTGGCCCGCTGGTTGCGCATCCTCGGCTATGACACGGCTTACGAGAAGGTCATTGCCGACGATGTGCTGATCCAGCGTGTGCTCCACGAGAACCGTTGGCTGCTGACCCGCGACACGTACCTCGCCCAACGCAGGATCCTCCGCGGCCGGCACACCCTGATCGCCGGCGACCGCGTGCACGACCAACTTCGACAACTTAACCGGGAGTTAGGCTTGTGCTTGGACCCGAACGGGCAAGCGGCGTACCGCTGCGCCGACTGTAACGCGCTCTTGGAGCCCATTGCGAAGGAGCAGGCGGCACCCCTCGTTCCGCCATTCGTCGCGGCCCAGTATCGTGAATTCATCCGGTGCCCGCAATGCGGCCGTGTGTACTGGCCGGGCACGCATTGGACCAACCTGTGTCGCGAGTTGCAACGACTTCGCACGGCATGA
- a CDS encoding GIY-YIG nuclease family protein, whose product MTARLAPLAPPLDRLLRQWGLRPVLTLDRLSGLRGCYLLAIAMTPSIMRVGGLGRIRFIRGLYGYVGSARGRSVTLAHRLARHLRRDKIRRWHIDFLTSHANAQPVAAYVSLASPITEGTLARLCASRFPAIAGFGNSDRRDEAAGHLFLLQPAARRESFTSARIGR is encoded by the coding sequence ATGACCGCGCGCCTCGCGCCGCTCGCTCCGCCTCTCGACCGTCTCCTGCGTCAATGGGGACTCAGACCGGTTCTCACGTTGGATCGCCTCTCGGGCTTAAGAGGTTGCTACCTCTTGGCGATTGCCATGACACCCAGCATCATGCGCGTGGGAGGGTTGGGGCGGATTCGGTTCATCAGAGGATTGTATGGCTACGTCGGATCGGCCCGTGGCCGCTCGGTGACCTTGGCCCACCGTCTCGCGCGCCATCTGCGCCGCGACAAGATCCGCCGGTGGCACATCGACTTTCTCACCTCCCACGCGAACGCCCAGCCCGTCGCGGCCTACGTTTCCTTGGCATCGCCTATTACAGAAGGGACCCTGGCCCGGCTCTGCGCGAGCCGCTTTCCGGCGATCGCCGGATTCGGCAACAGCGACCGACGCGATGAAGCGGCCGGCCACCTGTTCCTTCTGCAACCCGCCGCGCGGAGAGAGTCGTTCACATCGGCTCGAATCGGGCGGTGA
- the rhaD gene encoding bifunctional rhamnulose-1-phosphate aldolase/short-chain dehydrogenase: protein MQSRWCDEKAAHLEGLEALVYATRTIGQEPQLVLWGGGNSSAKVETADHCGRDIRVLWIKGSGSDMRTITPSQFTPLRLDDLQLLMQREAMSDEEMVAYLGRCVLDPHAPKPSIETLLHAFLPAPHVYHTHADSVCALTDTSDSAKLIRTVYGDDVVLIPYVRPGFRLAKLVAEAYRRRPDTDAAILDKHGLVAWGDTPKEAYLRTIEIVSRAERFIRRAGAGRDRRPDSPLVTPAPAERRCLAALLAPILRGALSRDRRVVLNFDDSRSVLEFVNDPRAQTLSQVGPFTPDHLLHTKAKPLFLRLSPSWDQESLRQIVGQAVERYRRDYVRHFERYRSPGLTMLDPHPRVILVPGVGMFTTGKDRRAARITHDLYRHTMRVIREASAIDTYRSLSPKDLHEFEYWPLENFKLTLLPPEKQLSRRIALVTGAAGGIGRAIAGLLVREGASVILADLDRDRARTLSEELNAQSGEENTVAIAMDVTREAGVVEGFSKAVLAYGGLDILVSNAGIARSAPVDRLTLKDWNETLAVNATGHFLVCREAMQVFKRQGLGGNIVVVASKNALAPGKHFGPYSASKAAQVQLARILALEGAEYGVRVNVVNPDAVFEGSGLWSAELRRARATAYGIPVESIEAYCVSRSLLKVKVLPQDVAEAVLFLASDRSAKTTGAILPVDGGVKEAFPR from the coding sequence ATGCAAAGCCGATGGTGTGACGAAAAGGCCGCCCATCTGGAAGGGCTTGAGGCGCTGGTATATGCCACGCGGACGATCGGACAGGAACCGCAATTGGTACTCTGGGGCGGAGGCAATTCATCCGCCAAGGTCGAAACAGCGGACCATTGCGGGCGGGATATCCGGGTCTTGTGGATCAAGGGCAGCGGCTCGGATATGCGGACGATCACGCCGAGTCAGTTCACCCCGCTTCGCCTTGACGACCTGCAGCTCCTCATGCAACGGGAGGCGATGTCGGATGAAGAGATGGTCGCCTATCTCGGCCGCTGCGTGTTGGACCCCCATGCGCCCAAGCCGTCCATCGAGACATTGCTGCACGCCTTTCTCCCTGCGCCGCATGTCTATCATACGCACGCCGATTCCGTCTGCGCGCTCACGGATACGTCGGACAGCGCAAAACTGATCCGGACCGTCTACGGCGATGATGTCGTATTGATCCCCTACGTCAGGCCCGGATTCCGGCTGGCCAAGCTGGTCGCAGAAGCCTATCGGCGCAGGCCGGATACGGACGCCGCCATCCTCGATAAGCATGGCTTGGTGGCGTGGGGCGACACTCCGAAGGAAGCCTATCTGCGCACGATCGAGATCGTCTCGCGGGCCGAACGATTCATCCGCCGCGCCGGAGCGGGCCGTGACCGCCGGCCGGATTCGCCGCTCGTGACGCCGGCGCCGGCCGAGCGCCGATGCCTGGCCGCTCTCCTCGCGCCGATCCTGCGCGGCGCGTTAAGCCGAGACCGTCGCGTCGTGCTGAACTTTGACGACAGCAGATCGGTGCTGGAGTTCGTCAACGACCCTCGCGCACAGACGCTCTCGCAGGTCGGACCGTTCACGCCGGATCACCTTCTCCATACCAAGGCCAAACCGCTTTTCCTGAGACTTTCACCCTCGTGGGATCAGGAATCGCTCAGGCAGATAGTGGGTCAAGCGGTCGAACGCTACCGCCGTGATTATGTCCGGCACTTCGAGCGTTATCGCTCGCCGGGCCTCACCATGCTCGATCCCCACCCGCGGGTCATCCTGGTGCCCGGCGTGGGCATGTTCACCACAGGCAAGGACCGCCGGGCGGCCCGCATCACGCACGATCTGTACCGGCATACCATGCGCGTGATCCGCGAGGCTTCCGCCATCGATACATACCGATCCCTGTCGCCGAAGGACCTGCACGAGTTCGAATACTGGCCGCTCGAGAACTTCAAGCTGACGCTGCTGCCGCCGGAAAAACAATTGTCCCGGCGAATCGCGCTGGTGACCGGCGCGGCCGGCGGGATCGGTCGGGCGATTGCGGGCCTGTTGGTCCGGGAGGGGGCTTCGGTAATCCTGGCCGATCTGGATCGGGACAGAGCGCGGACTCTGTCCGAGGAACTCAATGCACAGTCCGGCGAAGAGAACACCGTCGCGATCGCGATGGATGTCACCCGTGAGGCCGGTGTGGTCGAGGGATTCAGCAAGGCGGTCCTAGCCTACGGCGGGCTGGATATCCTGGTGTCCAATGCGGGGATTGCGCGGAGCGCTCCGGTCGATCGGCTCACGCTGAAGGATTGGAATGAGACCCTGGCGGTGAACGCGACCGGGCATTTCCTGGTCTGTCGGGAGGCCATGCAGGTCTTCAAGCGGCAGGGGCTCGGCGGGAATATCGTCGTGGTGGCGAGCAAGAACGCGTTGGCGCCGGGCAAACATTTTGGTCCCTACTCCGCCTCGAAGGCGGCGCAAGTCCAATTGGCTCGCATCCTCGCCCTCGAAGGAGCGGAGTATGGCGTGCGGGTCAACGTCGTCAATCCCGATGCCGTGTTCGAAGGGTCCGGTCTGTGGTCCGCCGAACTCCGGCGGGCCCGCGCGACGGCGTATGGAATTCCCGTCGAGAGCATCGAAGCCTATTGCGTGTCGCGCAGCCTCTTGAAGGTCAAAGTCCTACCCCAGGATGTGGCCGAAGCCGTCTTGTTCCTGGCGTCCGACCGGTCTGCAAAGACCACCGGCGCCATCCTTCCTGTCGACGGCGGCGTGAAGGAGGCGTTTCCCCGCTGA
- a CDS encoding DUF1614 domain-containing protein, giving the protein MKPWGCFPLILFLLLLVLLPVVFGHLFTAALLKLKLEPATAALLVLAIFIGGAVNVPVKRIARTETLLADPFAVFGIPGWWPRFRRIRRETVIAVNVGGCVVPVGLAAYETAYLLGEGPESVSGLVVAAAITAAVCYWTAKPIEGIGIALPGFVPPFTAAISALVLAPEQATPVAFIAGVLGPLIGADLLHLRDVERIATGMASIGGAGTFDGIVLSGIVAAYLA; this is encoded by the coding sequence ATGAAGCCCTGGGGTTGCTTCCCGCTCATCCTGTTTCTGCTCCTGCTCGTCCTGCTTCCGGTCGTCTTCGGCCATCTCTTCACGGCGGCGCTCCTCAAACTGAAGCTGGAACCCGCCACCGCTGCGCTGCTGGTGCTGGCGATCTTTATCGGCGGTGCGGTCAACGTCCCGGTGAAGCGGATCGCCCGGACGGAGACCCTTCTCGCGGATCCGTTCGCGGTGTTCGGAATTCCCGGATGGTGGCCTAGATTCCGGCGGATCCGCCGGGAGACCGTGATCGCGGTGAATGTCGGCGGATGCGTCGTCCCGGTCGGCCTGGCCGCTTATGAGACGGCCTACCTTCTTGGAGAGGGCCCGGAGAGCGTCTCAGGGTTGGTCGTGGCCGCCGCGATCACCGCGGCGGTGTGTTACTGGACGGCCAAACCGATCGAAGGGATCGGCATCGCGTTGCCGGGGTTCGTTCCGCCGTTCACGGCGGCGATCAGCGCCTTGGTACTCGCACCGGAGCAGGCGACACCCGTGGCCTTCATCGCCGGTGTGCTCGGCCCGCTCATCGGCGCCGATCTGTTGCACCTTCGCGATGTCGAGCGAATCGCGACCGGCATGGCCAGCATCGGCGGGGCGGGCACGTTCGATGGGATCGTGCTCTCCGGCATCGTCGCAGCCTACTTAGCCTGA
- a CDS encoding cation-transporting P-type ATPase: MRDLRAPEIHRLSADEVMKALTTGPGGLSREEARRRLAQYGPNTLEEPPRFSFVRKFARQFTHFLAVLLWIAAGLAFLAEWMKPGEGMATLGWAIVGVIAINAAFAFFQEYKAERAVQALHRLLPAKAWIARAGQPFEAPRREIVPGDILLLEEGEQVPADARLIEETAMRIDLSSLSGESQPKRRTADPVTDGHLLDLPNLVFAGTTILSGRGRAVVYATGMRTEFGKIARLSTRVEAGLSPLQQEIATITHVIALLALAMGALFFGIGLSMGLGFWVSAIFGIGIIVANVPEGLLPTVTLALAMGSQRMAKRHALIKQLTSVETLGCTTVICTDKTGTLTENRMRVDRFFMDGLEVESQEGCLLVRGRLVSPIAADEWKPLFDAMVLCNNAKRTRRSDGRTAVTGDPTEVALLEFALEHGLLHGRPLPRMGELPFDADRKRMTTLHWSEGRLVAYLKGAPESVIPLCTTMLSHGRITPMTPDQRQKILSHSRSFAQRAYRVLAIAMRDIEQGPKKLDIDTVERDLTFLGLVAMMDPPHREVPDAIARCRKAGVRVIMITGDHPLTALAVARKIGLAPPEADPRVAPFAPVIEGVQVDTMSDEALRRLLTPSRPGEPEPIFARMAPRHKMRIVSILKDMGEVVAVTGDGVNDAPALKKADIGIAMGMAGTDVAKETAHMVLLNDNFATIVNAIEEGRAVYANIRKFVTYVLSSNVPEIVPYLAFGFFHTPLALTIPQILAVDLGTDMLPALALGAEQPHPGIMDMPPRRRSERLLSRALLLRAYGFLGLIEAAIAMTGFFVYLITHGWTWGSPLSWTDSLYREATTVTLAAIVVAQIANVFACRSRRVSVFRLGFFSNPLILLGVAVETALLAMLVYSPFGHLILGTAPLPLWIWPLLALGALGLLSAEEARKLVVGRFFTPTSSNRPIGVTPMGSQASA; this comes from the coding sequence GTGCGTGACCTGCGCGCCCCGGAGATTCATCGACTGTCGGCCGACGAGGTGATGAAGGCGCTGACAACCGGCCCCGGCGGCTTGTCCCGCGAAGAGGCGCGGCGGCGTCTGGCGCAGTACGGCCCGAACACGCTCGAAGAACCGCCCCGCTTTTCGTTCGTTCGTAAGTTCGCCCGGCAATTCACCCACTTCCTGGCCGTTCTCCTGTGGATCGCCGCCGGCCTCGCGTTTCTGGCCGAGTGGATGAAGCCCGGCGAGGGCATGGCGACGCTGGGGTGGGCGATCGTGGGCGTGATCGCCATCAACGCGGCCTTTGCTTTCTTCCAGGAATACAAAGCGGAGCGGGCGGTCCAGGCGCTGCACCGGTTGCTCCCCGCCAAGGCATGGATCGCGCGCGCCGGCCAGCCCTTCGAGGCGCCACGCCGCGAGATCGTTCCCGGCGACATCCTTCTGCTCGAAGAGGGCGAACAGGTCCCCGCCGACGCGCGCCTCATCGAAGAGACCGCGATGCGGATCGACCTGTCGTCGCTCAGCGGCGAATCGCAACCGAAGCGCCGCACGGCGGACCCGGTGACGGACGGGCACCTGCTCGACCTGCCCAATCTGGTCTTCGCGGGCACCACGATTCTCTCGGGCCGCGGCCGCGCCGTCGTCTATGCCACCGGCATGCGCACGGAATTCGGGAAGATCGCCCGTCTCTCCACACGCGTCGAAGCCGGACTCAGCCCGCTGCAGCAAGAGATCGCCACGATCACCCACGTCATCGCGCTGCTGGCGCTCGCGATGGGCGCGTTGTTTTTCGGGATCGGATTGTCGATGGGGCTGGGTTTCTGGGTCAGCGCGATCTTCGGGATCGGCATCATCGTCGCCAATGTGCCGGAAGGGCTCTTGCCGACCGTCACGCTGGCACTCGCGATGGGCAGCCAGCGGATGGCCAAACGCCACGCCCTCATCAAACAGCTCACGTCCGTCGAGACGCTCGGCTGCACCACGGTTATCTGCACCGACAAGACCGGCACGCTGACCGAGAACCGCATGCGCGTGGACCGCTTTTTCATGGACGGCCTGGAGGTCGAGTCGCAGGAAGGTTGTCTGCTCGTCCGCGGCCGCCTGGTCAGTCCGATCGCAGCCGACGAATGGAAGCCGCTGTTCGATGCGATGGTCCTCTGCAACAACGCCAAGCGCACCCGACGATCCGACGGACGCACGGCCGTCACCGGAGACCCGACCGAAGTCGCCCTGCTCGAATTCGCCCTCGAGCATGGGCTCCTGCACGGGCGCCCCCTGCCACGCATGGGAGAACTGCCGTTTGACGCGGATCGCAAGCGGATGACGACCCTCCATTGGTCCGAGGGGCGACTGGTCGCTTATCTCAAGGGAGCGCCGGAGTCCGTCATCCCTCTGTGCACCACGATGCTGAGCCACGGCCGGATCACACCGATGACGCCCGACCAGCGACAGAAAATCCTCTCGCACAGCCGGTCGTTCGCCCAGCGGGCCTACCGGGTGCTGGCGATCGCCATGCGGGACATCGAGCAGGGACCGAAGAAACTCGACATCGACACGGTGGAACGCGATTTGACGTTCCTCGGCCTGGTCGCCATGATGGACCCGCCGCACCGGGAAGTGCCGGACGCGATCGCGCGCTGCCGGAAAGCCGGCGTGCGGGTCATCATGATCACCGGCGACCATCCGCTGACCGCCTTAGCCGTCGCGCGCAAGATCGGCCTTGCTCCCCCGGAAGCCGATCCTCGAGTCGCGCCCTTCGCGCCCGTCATCGAAGGCGTCCAGGTAGACACGATGAGCGATGAGGCGCTCCGCCGACTCTTGACTCCTTCTCGCCCGGGGGAGCCGGAGCCGATCTTCGCGCGGATGGCCCCTCGTCACAAGATGCGCATCGTGTCGATCCTGAAAGACATGGGAGAAGTGGTGGCCGTCACTGGCGACGGGGTCAACGATGCGCCCGCGCTCAAGAAGGCGGATATCGGCATTGCGATGGGCATGGCGGGCACCGACGTGGCGAAAGAGACGGCGCACATGGTGTTGCTGAACGACAATTTCGCCACCATCGTGAACGCGATCGAAGAAGGGCGGGCCGTCTATGCGAATATCCGCAAATTCGTCACCTATGTCTTGTCGAGCAACGTCCCGGAAATCGTGCCCTATCTGGCCTTCGGCTTCTTTCACACCCCTCTCGCGCTGACCATTCCGCAGATTCTGGCGGTAGACCTCGGTACCGACATGCTGCCGGCCCTGGCGCTCGGCGCCGAGCAGCCGCATCCCGGGATCATGGACATGCCGCCGCGCCGGCGCAGCGAACGTCTCCTCAGCCGCGCGCTCTTGCTGCGCGCCTACGGCTTCCTGGGGCTCATCGAAGCCGCCATCGCCATGACCGGTTTTTTCGTGTACCTCATCACCCACGGCTGGACATGGGGCAGCCCGTTAAGCTGGACGGATTCCCTCTATCGGGAGGCCACCACCGTCACCTTGGCCGCGATCGTCGTCGCTCAGATCGCGAATGTTTTCGCCTGCCGGTCGAGGCGGGTGTCGGTCTTCCGGCTGGGCTTCTTCAGCAACCCGCTGATTCTGTTGGGAGTCGCGGTCGAAACGGCGCTGCTCGCCATGCTGGTCTACTCCCCGTTCGGCCACCTGATCCTCGGCACGGCCCCGCTGCCGCTGTGGATCTGGCCGCTGCTCGCGCTCGGCGCGCTCGGTCTCTTGTCGGCCGAAGAAGCGCGGAAGCTGGTCGTTGGGCGATTCTTCACCCCCACCTCTTCCAATCGCCCGATCGGGGTCACGCCTATGGGGAGTCAAGCCTCCGCCTGA
- the amrS gene encoding AmmeMemoRadiSam system radical SAM enzyme, with the protein MTTVVPTKYWHRLDDGRIQCDLCPRFCKLHEGQQGLCFVRARQEDRIVLTTYGRSSGFCVDPIEKKPLNHFLPGTSVLSFGTAGCNLSCKFCQNWDMSKSREMDRLADQASPETIARTAERLGCRSVAFTYNDPVIFHEYAIDVAQACRARGVKSVAVTAGYVCEKPREEFYRNMDAANVDLKGFTERFYKQICAGSLQPVLDTLLNLKHHTTVWFEITALLIPGENDSEQELEALTEWIVERLGPEVPIHFTAFHPDWKMLDRPPTPAATLTKARRIAIKNGLRYAFTGNVHDEDGGSTYCHRCGRRLIGRDWYELTEWNLTAEGSCRFCSRSCTGVFEGWPGSWGARRLPVRLRDFTEPLR; encoded by the coding sequence ATGACCACGGTCGTCCCGACGAAATACTGGCATCGCCTCGATGACGGGCGTATTCAGTGCGACCTCTGCCCGCGCTTCTGCAAGTTGCACGAGGGCCAGCAGGGCTTATGTTTCGTGCGGGCTCGGCAGGAGGATCGCATCGTATTGACCACCTATGGCCGGTCGAGCGGGTTCTGTGTGGATCCGATCGAGAAGAAACCGTTGAATCACTTTCTCCCCGGTACGTCCGTGTTGTCGTTCGGGACGGCCGGGTGCAACCTCTCCTGCAAGTTTTGCCAAAACTGGGACATGAGCAAGTCCCGGGAGATGGACCGGCTTGCCGATCAGGCTTCGCCGGAGACCATCGCACGGACCGCCGAGCGACTCGGCTGTCGCAGCGTCGCCTTCACCTACAATGATCCGGTGATTTTCCACGAATACGCCATCGACGTGGCCCAAGCCTGTCGCGCGCGCGGCGTCAAATCCGTCGCGGTGACAGCAGGCTATGTGTGCGAAAAGCCGCGCGAGGAGTTCTACCGGAACATGGATGCGGCCAACGTGGATCTCAAGGGCTTCACCGAACGGTTCTATAAGCAGATTTGCGCCGGCAGCTTGCAGCCTGTGCTGGACACGCTGCTCAATCTCAAACATCATACGACTGTGTGGTTCGAAATCACCGCGCTGCTGATCCCCGGAGAGAACGATTCGGAACAGGAGCTGGAAGCCCTTACGGAATGGATCGTGGAGCGATTGGGGCCGGAGGTGCCGATCCACTTCACGGCATTCCATCCGGACTGGAAAATGCTCGACCGACCTCCGACTCCGGCGGCCACATTGACGAAAGCTAGGCGCATCGCGATCAAGAACGGCCTTCGCTACGCCTTCACCGGGAACGTCCACGATGAGGACGGCGGCAGCACCTACTGCCATCGGTGCGGCCGCCGGCTGATCGGGCGCGATTGGTACGAGCTGACGGAATGGAATCTCACCGCGGAGGGCTCCTGCCGATTCTGCAGCCGATCCTGCACCGGAGTTTTTGAAGGTTGGCCCGGCTCTTGGGGCGCCCGCCGTCTCCCCGTGAGGCTCAGAGATTTCACCGAGCCTCTCCGCTGA
- a CDS encoding universal stress protein — protein MHVICAVDGSEFSDWSVDALGALTGRLPDRVSLLHVVDTPAIKASGGKNEGNSKRVLAAMDRAGTELLRRSSHRATVALSQAATAPHTKIRTVLAHGPVARTIVRTADRHKAGLIVLGSRGLSDVRGFLLGSVSRRVTAMAHCPVLVAKRRFTDLKHVVLAVDESPEALAAGRFLWSGFLPASARVTVLSIAQPVVTELAASVLAPSALEQLTQPAIERAVRIVARFRDQFVREGYEAATAVRTGHLSGTILNELEKAQPDLLVVGARGLTGTERLSLGSVSEALLKYAPCSVLIVRRSRA, from the coding sequence ATGCACGTGATCTGCGCAGTGGATGGTTCCGAATTTTCCGACTGGAGCGTGGACGCGCTGGGTGCGCTCACCGGACGGCTGCCGGACCGTGTGAGCCTGTTGCACGTGGTGGATACGCCCGCGATCAAGGCGTCGGGAGGTAAGAATGAAGGGAATTCGAAACGGGTTTTGGCTGCGATGGATCGCGCCGGAACCGAATTGCTTCGTCGTTCGTCCCATCGCGCGACCGTGGCGCTTAGTCAGGCCGCCACCGCTCCTCACACGAAGATTCGCACAGTCCTGGCGCATGGGCCTGTCGCTCGGACGATCGTGAGGACCGCCGACCGACATAAGGCGGGTCTGATCGTGCTCGGGTCGCGCGGACTGAGCGACGTCCGCGGATTCCTGTTGGGAAGCGTTTCTCGCAGGGTGACAGCAATGGCTCATTGCCCCGTATTGGTCGCCAAACGCCGGTTCACCGACCTGAAGCACGTGGTGCTGGCTGTGGATGAGTCACCGGAAGCCCTGGCCGCCGGCCGCTTCTTGTGGAGCGGGTTTTTGCCCGCATCGGCCCGTGTCACGGTGTTGTCGATCGCGCAGCCCGTGGTGACCGAACTGGCCGCTTCCGTGCTGGCACCGTCGGCATTGGAACAACTGACGCAACCGGCGATCGAGAGAGCCGTCCGGATCGTCGCGCGGTTTCGCGATCAGTTTGTCCGAGAAGGGTACGAGGCGGCGACCGCCGTCAGGACCGGACATTTGAGCGGAACTATTCTCAACGAACTCGAGAAGGCGCAGCCTGACCTCCTCGTCGTGGGCGCCAGAGGCTTGACTGGGACCGAACGCCTTTCCCTCGGCAGCGTGTCCGAGGCCCTGCTCAAGTATGCGCCGTGCTCGGTCCTGATCGTTCGGAGATCCCGTGCGTGA